Genomic DNA from Candidatus Methylomirabilota bacterium:
GCGACCGGCGTCCCGTCCTCGGTCGCGACGGTGACATCGAAGAACCCCGCCCGGCGTCCCTGCTTCTTCTCGTGCCCCTCGGCGACGAGGGTCGCGTCGGGCTTCACCGCGGCGAGGTAGCTGATCGTGACGCTCAGCGCCACCGCGTCCTCGCCGTGAGAGTTGCAGGCGGCGCCGAAGGCGACGTCGGCCAGCGAGAAGATGACGCCGCCGTGCGGGTGGCCCTGGAAGTTCAGCATGTGGGGCTGGAGCGTGAGGCTCACGCGGCAGTACCCGCGTCGCAGGTCAAGGTACCGGATGCCGAGGGCGCGCGCCCACGGATCGTTCTCGACGCGCGCGCGGAGCTCGGCGGGAATCACGGGGTAGTCGGACGCGCTCACAGGCTCCCATGGTACAACTTGTGCCCGTGACGCTGTGCCCGTTCGGTCGGGTCGAGCCGTGATCCCGGGCCGCGGCGGAAGGAGACGACCATGAGTGTGACCAGGAAGGCCGTGTGTCTCGCGGTGGGAGCGCTCGCCGCGCTCATCCTGAACGCGGGGGCCGCCCACGCGCAGAAGAAGACGCTCGTGGTGGCCCTCAACCAGGACCCCGACATCCTGGACCCGACGCTCGCGCGGACGTACGTCGGGCGCATCATCTTCTCGCACATCTGCGAGAAGCTGTACGAGATCGACGAGAACCTGAGGATCCACCCGCAGCTCGCGGCCGAGATGCCGGCGGTGAGCGACGGGGGCAAGACGGTAACCATCAAGCTGCGGCGCGGCGTCAAGTTCAACGACGGCACGCCGATGACGGCGGAGGCCGTCCGCTTCTCGCTCGAGCGCCACCGCACGATGAAGGGCTCGAACCGCCGCAGCGAGCTCGACCACGTCACCGCGATCGAGGTGGTCGACCCGGCGACGGTCCGCCTGCGGCTGAAGTCGCCGCTGGCGCCGCTGGCCGCGATCCTGACGGACCGCGCGGGGATGCCGGTCTCGCCGGCCGCGGCCGAGAAGCTCGGCGACAAGTTCGGCACGGCGCCCGTGTGCGTCGGGCCGTGGCAGTTCGTCGAGCGCATCCCGCAGGACAAGATCGTCGTCGAGAAGTCACCGCACTACTTCGATCCCTCGCAGGCGAAGTTCGACCGCATCGTCTTCCGCATCATTCCCGACGACAACGTGCGGCTCGCGAACCTCCGCTCGGGGGACATCGACGTGATGCATCTCGTGGCGCCGACCGACGCCACGAGCCTGAGGAAGGAGGGCCGGTTCGAGGTCTCCAACGTGACGGGCCTCGGCTACAACGGGATCACGATCAACCTCCGCAACAAGAACGGCAAGACGCAGGCGCCCGGGGACCTCGGCACGCCGCTCGCGAACGATCCCCGCGTGCGTGAGGCGCTCGAGCTCGCGATCGATCGCGAGGCGCTGAACCAGGTCGCCTGGGACGGCCTCTACACGCCCGGCTGCACCGCGATCGCCCCGAACAGCCCTTTCTTCGACAGGGGCCGCAAGTGCCCCGGCCGCGACGTGGCCCGCGCCAGGAAG
This window encodes:
- a CDS encoding hotdog fold thioesterase: MSASDYPVIPAELRARVENDPWARALGIRYLDLRRGYCRVSLTLQPHMLNFQGHPHGGVIFSLADVAFGAACNSHGEDAVALSVTISYLAAVKPDATLVAEGHEKKQGRRAGFFDVTVATEDGTPVALVHCVAHRVGR
- a CDS encoding ABC transporter substrate-binding protein, with the protein product MSVTRKAVCLAVGALAALILNAGAAHAQKKTLVVALNQDPDILDPTLARTYVGRIIFSHICEKLYEIDENLRIHPQLAAEMPAVSDGGKTVTIKLRRGVKFNDGTPMTAEAVRFSLERHRTMKGSNRRSELDHVTAIEVVDPATVRLRLKSPLAPLAAILTDRAGMPVSPAAAEKLGDKFGTAPVCVGPWQFVERIPQDKIVVEKSPHYFDPSQAKFDRIVFRIIPDDNVRLANLRSGDIDVMHLVAPTDATSLRKEGRFEVSNVTGLGYNGITINLRNKNGKTQAPGDLGTPLANDPRVREALELAIDREALNQVAWDGLYTPGCTAIAPNSPFFDRGRKCPGRDVARARKLLAEAGLAGGYGFELVIVNNPQQRRVGEVIQGMAREAGFGITLTPKEFASSLKDNEDGKHQAFLIGWSGRVDPDHNIHQFHACGGSLNETLACDEKVDALLNKAREVTDIAQRTALYREASDVLLARRNILYLYFQNYIVAFPKNLKGYKAVPDGLIRIKGTAWQ